The following is a genomic window from Neurospora crassa OR74A linkage group III, whole genome shotgun sequence.
ATCTGTATCGCCCTGGCGTTTCATCCAAGATCCTCGTTTGGTTGagtggaaagaaaaagccaTCCACTCGCATACATGTGtatatatatctactatttattctcttccACGTGCCCCCAcgccctcccccttctctcgCCCTTCAGGATTAACCCTTCACTAAACGTTGACAATTATTAGGTCGCGACACGAGGGCAACTCCAAGAAGGGAATAAATTGGTGCCGTACTGTTTGGAGCAAAGTGTGTACTCCTCTGCTGTTTTTTGTCATCCGAACTTTAACGCTGCCTTCCGTTTGCCTCTTCACAGGGAACGGGATGAGGCTGGCAAGTCGTTGCTGAAGAGGTTCTTTTTGGCCGATTCGAGAATCACCTGCCGTCAACGGGATCGGACGGTTGGTTGCTCAGGCAGAAGAATTGTACGCTTTATCCACTACACAAAGTCTCCATAACCTTCAGTTCAAGCGGATAGATTCTGGCCGCTCCTTCCTTAGTGCAAAGGTTGATCCAGAGGTGAACTGGAAGGTATGGTTGAGGCACcatctcctcgtcatcaatAATCCAAGCTCCTTCGCGTGAGCTTGAACCTCTTCGTTCTTCAAACCTTCGTGCGGTCGTCGTGTGCTCACGCCCACGAAGAAATTATCCTACAACTTCGCTACCGGCACTGCAGATACCAGCGGATCCTAAATTCTTTTGCACTCGGTTCTGATCGATTGTTCACACCTAAATCTGCAAGCGTTTACCCCGCGCAAGAACGAAAAAGTCGAGATCTTGAGGCCATTGAGGATCCAGACGCAGTAAGCACACGGACACAATGAGTTCATCTAGAGCGACATTCTACGCGCACCAGACGCTCAATCTCCACGCCCGATATGGACTATCGGACAACGCGAAAAAACTTCTCCGAGCTCACGACAACTGGAAGATGGGAGGCCTTGAGCGAGATCAACTGGGTCGTCTGGTCCGAATGTCTCCCGACATGCGCAAGTCAATCACAGATACCATCACCAAATGCGCCGAGATAATGCGCAAGAAACCTGCCGAGGTCAAGAATTGTATCGATATCATCCAGGCCTGTACTGAGATTCTGGATGCTGCTGGTGAGGATTCTTCATCATGATCCAGTCCATCTGTACTGCATAAACTTGGTACCGAGACCCATATGCTGATAGTGCTGTTGACCAGACAAACCACCCGATTTGGAAGGCTTCCCATTCCTCAAACTACCCGCCGAACTACGTCAGAACATATATCGCTGGTACGCCACCAAAATCGTAGCCACGACGTTAGTTGCCTATTCGAACGAAGTGGGTTGCGACTGCGGCAAATGGACACCTCCAAATCCTTCAACTCTCCCTGCTATACATCGCGTAGACATGGCGTTGGCTAGGACCTGCAGTCAAATCAAGTCCGAATACCTTGAATTCATCTATCACAAATACACCTTATATTTCGCCTGCAGCTGTGAATTGAATAAGCGCTTGAAAGGCAACTCAACCTTGCGTGCCAGTCTTCGTTCAATCAAGGTCCATTGGACAGGCCCGGTGTCGGACAAAGCCTTCAGCCGTCTCGCCAAGTGCAAGGAGTTAAGACATCTTGACATAGCCATCTCCAAGTCAACTACCAACTTTGAGACGCctagggagaaggagatgcGGCGTTATTTTCATTCGATGAAGCCAGCTCGACTTGCGGACGCTCTGGGAATCGAGGAACTGCTCAGTATTCGAGGCCTTACGTCGGTTTGTGTCTCCCACGTGAACGGCAGACAGAGCACAAAGCGCACGGATGAAGAGCGGGCAAATCTCCAGGGGCTACTAATTTTCAAACTCCGCGTCCCCGAGCTCGACTAGGGAATAACATTCGGGAGGGTGAGGCGGTCGTGCCAGCCATGCTTTGGGCGTGGATGCCATATAGGGGGTTGGGCGGCCAGGTCATTCAGGTGGAGGAATGCGGAAAATGACCGAAGTGCAAGCGCTTGGGCATGTGGAAGCGAGCCATAATGACAACCTGTTGGGTTCTCGCTGATGTGTTTGAGCGATGTCCGAATACCTTGAACGAGTATATGGAGAATTGTAGATGTCAGGGGCTGAATGGATCACATAAGGGGGAGGATCTCGATCTCAAGCCAGCAGTCGATATACAGCAGCAGGGTCTCGACTCATGAGGACAAAAACGTCAAACTGGGAAGGAAGATGTTGCAACGAGAAATTGCGAAAGCCTCCatagggaaagaagaaggttccGCACTCAATGAACGTCACAGAGTTTATTCTTGTCTAGTACGCAGCTCGCAAGGAGGCGCATCCTGGCTCAAGATCAACCCCAGGGCAGGATAGTTGACCGAATCAGGCATAAGACGGCATCGCACAAGACATAGTTATGGACGGCACTGGAACCTACTGTTTATCGTGTCGAACTAACGTCCTCAACCTGGGAAGACAGAGACACATTCCGCATAAGGCTTTTGTGCCCCAGCTAGGTCGATGATTTGGCTCTTGGTAGCAGAATGGTAGTCATTGCTTTTGGCCTACATTCATAAGAAAGACGTGACGTGTCGGCATATAGTTCACCAGACGTGGAAGCTTTAACGTTTTGAGTTGTCTTTGAGTTGCCAACGGGTGATGAAATTAGGAAGGGTGAGGTTTTGCTGAAAAATGTGTTAATTCGAAGTTCAATGTGGACCCACTTAGACATTTCTTGCCTTGCCAATTGCCAAAAGGTCCTGGCAGCTGTCAGATATCTTGTTTACTGCGCCCTAGCACCGTTCCCTTGATACTTCAACACTTTTACGTCAACCATCAACACTGACATCCTTTGCAGCAAATTTATACCGATATTGATACGAGCAAAAACCGAAGTTGCAAACTCTCATGCCATGAGTTCGAGCAGATCTCTGCCTCTAGAGACCTTTCCTAGATGGAAAAGGACAATATCACAGCTAGGAACAATGTAGAGTTGAAACTTCGCTTCATGTCGTGGCTCTCAATCCTTCCCAGATAcactcccctccttctcaggGCTCTGTTACATCTGGAGCTGTAATCACTGTGGCGCTTGTGTCGCCTACTACGACATTCTCGGTTGGGCTATTCTGGCATTTGAGCGGTGGCCGAGCGTATTTCTGGTTCCACAGACTTCTGGCTGTTGGAGCAGGCTGAACGCATTTGGAGACTCGCTTCATTAACTTTGATAGATATGGTCACCGGCAATATCCATGCATTTGCAAGAAGTTGCTGTTCTGCCAAACCGTTTGTATTTGGGACAGATTTATACAGATTGAAGTGCTCTGAAACGCGATATCTACAGGAGATCACATCGCAAGGCAGGTGGCTGGTAGACTGGTTGAAGTGTTAAACCTGCGAAACTTCGTTGTGAACACGATTTGCTGTTGAGGTGAAGGACTGCTGAACGTCAGAGGTTCGCGAAGTGAAGGGGCAAGCGAGAATCGGGGTTAGGGTCAAGGCCATGCTTGAATCAAGACATTACAGGCAACTGACAGGCACCTGCCCGTGCACGAGCCATCTGCTTCATTCACAGCATTGCACGACACTTTTGCCCCGCCACGTGACGCACAAATTTCGAAAACCATCTGGGCTCGAATTCGACGGAGCACTTCCCACGAACCTGCGACCGAACACACAGCACAGACAATATCGAGGCGGTATCCTCGAAATCATTGCCCAAGATGTCTCTGGTGTCCGGCGAGAAGGTATGTTGCAATCCTGCAAATTCATCTCCTCCCGAAGAAGATCATGCGTTGCCCAAAAAAAACCGAGGTTCTTGGCTGCGGTCGTTGTTCATCCTCTGGCGCCGTGGGGATGCCATCACGAGTGAGGAGCTGGCGTCGCTGCCCACCTTCAAAACCGATGCAAATACGAGACGATTCAACGCGAAAATACAAGGAAGTGGCGTCCCATGACAATGTCGCGACAAACAAACGGTTCATCGATGCGCCGGCTTCCGAATACCGATGGCGGCTTCAAGCGATGTGTAGGCATGGAAGTGGATATGGCTTTGCAGTTAGCCTGTGGTAGaccgaggatgaagacgagcGACACGGCCTTTGACGACGCGAGATTGATATTCGACACAGTACGCATGCGGTGGGCGATAATAGAGATGGCAATACGAGCACGCGACCATGAGCATTTGATTGAGCACTGAGCTCTACGACCGATGCTTGGATATCGCGGCAGCCAAAGGAGAACAACACGGCAGAACCAAGAACCAAAACCAGCAAGCGCTGGGATGCATGATCTTCGACCGGATATTCTTTAAGACGCTTTCGGATGCTAACAGTCTTTTCAGAGCAACTTCAACCACATCTTGCGTCTGCTCAACACCAAGTATGTTCATTCAGGCACCTCATGATCTTAACCATATCGCGAATCCGGAACAGAACCGTTTTCAAGAGGAGGGTCAATATGTTGAATATGGACGCTGACTTTTATGCAGCGTTGACGGCAAGCAGAAGGTCGTTTACTCCTTGACCAAGATCAAGGGTGTCGGTCGCCGCTACTCCAACCTCGTCTGCAAGAAGGCCGATGTCGACCTGAGCAAGCGTGCCGGTGAGCTCACCTCTGAGGAGCTTGAGCGCATCGTCACCATCATGCAGAACCCCACTGCCTACAAGATCCCCGCTGTACGTTTGAACGGATTTCACTCGATATGACTTCGTCGTCTAACCTTGTCTACAGTGGTTCCTCAACAGGCAGCGCGATATCGTTGACGGCAAGGACTCTCAGATCCTCGCCAACGGTGTTGACTCCAAGCTCCGTGACGATCTTGAGCGCCTCAAGAAGATCCGCGCCCACCGCGGTCTCCGTCACTACTGGGGCCTCCGTGTTCGCGGTCAGCACACCAAGACCACTGGCCGCCGCGGTCGTACCGTCGGTgtctccaagaagaagggcaactAAATCTGTGCGGGCATATTCGGCGCTGCTTTTTCTGGGTTATTGGTGGTGTTATTCCAAGACGGGCAGTCATGGACACCTGGGACTGAATTGTTTCGCCTTGCGCGTATCTGGATTCTAGGTAGCCTATGGCTAATGGGGGAACTCGCATAATGGAAGACACATCATTGACAGCATGACAATAAACGGCGTGGATATGGAAAATGATTTACTGGCATTTTTATTCGGTCTCTATGGACGTGAAACACGCAAATCCATTAAATCCATTGCCTAAAACAACCCACTATGATTTTCGATGCCATAACGCCCACCCCATGTATGTGACCAAGACCACCATAGACGAAGACCCAGAGAGTATCAGCCAGTTAAATCGAGAAACGAAGTCATGGCTTTAATCTTCGTGAGTGACGGCCATATCCAGGACCTCTACTCTTCCCTGTCCCTTGGTTTCGCTTCCGATGAAGTCAGACAAGATTTTAAAAGCACCGGGCTCTACGAAGCCCACCAGTTCCCACTCTTGGCCCATGACATCTTGGCTCTCAACCTGCTCAACGAAGCTGAGAATCTTGTCCTTGACCGTTCCGGGtgccttcttctctccctcctcgccatccttgTTGGCCTCCCCCTTGGGAGCCTTGACGGCCTGCTTGAGCACATTGGTCGTGCAAGTGATGCGTAATCTCATCCTCGCCCTGGCAACGGGTATAGGCTGATGGGCAACGAGCGCCTTCATGGCCTCCAGCGCCTGCGACTTTGCGCTCTTGTTTGTCGAAACACCGGTCCAGATGGGTAGGGACTTTGTAGGCTGCGGCTTCGCCTCGCCGCTCTCGCCCGTCGCCGGCGACGCCGTACCGCTCGCGGccgcatccttcttctccttctccttctcctgtaGCTGATGCGCCTGCGAGCTGAGCATGTCCAGCGCCTTGTCGATCATGCCGGTGGTGTAGACCTTTTTGGTGCGCGGGTCGACCAGCTTGCTGGCGACAATGGAGACGACTTCGTTATGGACGCGCTCCAGCTGCGCGCTGCGCTCCTTCTCGCCCACCTGCATCTCGCCCTTTTTGAGAATCTCCAGGATGATGTCATTGACCGAAGTGTCCTTGCCAAACGCCTTTTGCAGCTCGGCCGTCGGCGCCGTCTGGCCCTTGGACACGTTCAGAAAGACGTTGGGGATCTGCAGGACGTTGTCGAGGTCAGTCTCGATGCCGGACCGCCATTCGAGCACTTTGTTCTTGTAGCAGGCAACCTCGAAGCGTTTTTTGCCCTTTTTAAGCCGGACAAGGGAGACGTTGGTCAGTTTGATCTGGTTGGAGGGCTGTTGGATCACCATTTTGGCGGTGGTTGTGTAGTTGTCGTGAAAAGAGTATAATTCGATGGTTCGACGGTATTGATTCTCCGGGAAATGAAGCCGTTGAAAATAGCTTCGAAGGTAGTAACAGTCGGGTATATAGGATGCTGGACTGGCTTTTCTGAGTAGCTGATATGTTTCCAGAAACCGGGCATACAAGTTGACTTGCTGCAGTTTCTCTGAGAATGCGCCCGTAAGAGAGATAACGATATGCCCGTGGAGCAGAAATTCTTGGTCGCCCgcagcttccacttttctCCGCTGCAGAGCGGGCTTTGAAAGTCTGCCCCGCCTGCCCGCCGTACCGCCCCAGTCCCCTCTGATGGACGGATGGGCCGCCCCATCGGATCCCTAGCCGAATGACGATTGACGGCGGGCAAAAAGCGGACTTGTCAAGCACGCGATGCGGGAATTCCATTTGTCCATCGGATGAGTCAGTGGGTCTTTCTGTTATCGATACCATAACATCACGCTTGGAGACGGGTTTGTCAGATATTCAACATGATAAAGACTGACACGAAGTGAGACCTCTTCAGTTTTGAAGACAGGAAATGGATGTCAAAGTCATTCAAATTGCAAGGGATCATTTTTCATTACTATTATCACATATTCTCTGAAGCTGGCGCCTGTTCGAGTTGAACTTGCCAGGAAAGCAGCACAAAATCACCGTTCGTCTGATATCTTTCAGGGGTATCACGCTGCATAATGCGCGACTCATGAGGATTATCTACTGGAGTTCCGTGAAGGATTATCATCTCCTCCTGGGAACAACATTCTTATATCCGGAGTTTGGAGTATCATACATGGACAATAATTCAGCAATGAGAAGGAAATGAGTGAGTTGTTGTCGGGCGGTGGACATGGAGTCGCATCGAGGCGACCTTGCTGGCGAGGTTGAGACAATGACGAAAGGTAGCTTAT
Proteins encoded in this region:
- a CDS encoding 40S ribosomal protein S18 — its product is MSLVSGEKSNFNHILRLLNTNVDGKQKVVYSLTKIKGVGRRYSNLVCKKADVDLSKRAGELTSEELERIVTIMQNPTAYKIPAWFLNRQRDIVDGKDSQILANGVDSKLRDDLERLKKIRAHRGLRHYWGLRVRGQHTKTTGRRGRTVGVSKKKGN
- a CDS encoding UPF0023 family protein; this translates as MVIQQPSNQIKLTNVSLVRLKKGKKRFEVACYKNKVLEWRSGIETDLDNVLQIPNVFLNVSKGQTAPTAELQKAFGKDTSVNDIILEILKKGEMQVGEKERSAQLERVHNEVVSIVASKLVDPRTKKVYTTGMIDKALDMLSSQAHQLQEKEKEKKDAAASGTASPATGESGEAKPQPTKSLPIWTGVSTNKSAKSQALEAMKALVAHQPIPVARARMRLRITCTTNVLKQAVKAPKGEANKDGEEGEKKAPGTVKDKILSFVEQVESQDVMGQEWELVGFVEPGAFKILSDFIGSETKGQGRVEVLDMAVTHED